One Grus americana isolate bGruAme1 chromosome Z, bGruAme1.mat, whole genome shotgun sequence DNA window includes the following coding sequences:
- the FST gene encoding follistatin isoform X1 — MLNQRIHPGMLLLLMFLCHFMEDHTVQAGNCWLRQARNGRCQVLYKTDLSKEECCKTGRLTTSWTEEDVNDNTLFKWMIFNGGAPNCIPCKETCENVDCGPGKKCKMNKKNKPRCVCAPDCSSITWKGPVCGLDGKTYRNECALLKARCKEQPELEVQYQGKCKKTCRDVLCPGSSTCVVDQTNNAYCVTCNRICPEPTSPEQYLCGNDGITYASACHLRKATCLLGRSIGLAYEGKCIKAKSCEDIQCSAGKKCLWDFKVGRGRCALCDELCPESKSDEAVCASDNTTYPSECAMKEAACSMGVLLEVKHSGSCNSINEDPEDEEEDEDQDYSFPISSILEW, encoded by the exons ATGTTAAATCAGAGAATCCACCCGGGCATGCTCTTACTCCTGATGTTTCTGTGCCACTTCATGGAAGATCACACAGTGCAGG ctggGAATTGCTGGCTCCGGCAGGCGCGGAACGGCCGCTGCCAGGTCCTCTACAAAACCGACCTGAGCAAGGAGGAGTGCTGCAAGACTGGCCGCCTGACAACTTCGTGGACGGAAGAGGACGTTAACGATAACACGCTTTTTAAGTGGATGATTTTTAATGGGGGAGCCCCAAATTGCATCCCGTGCAAAG AAACGTGTGAGAACGTGGACTGTGGACCCGGGAAGAAATGTAAGATGAACAAGAAGAACAAACCTCGGTGTGTTTGTGCTCCGGATTGCTCTAGTATCACTTGGAAGGGCCCCGTGTGTGGCTTAGATGGGAAAACCTACAGGAACGAGTGTGCCCTTCTCAAAGCCAGATGTAAAGAACAGCCCGAACTTGAAGTCCAGTATCAGGGCAAATGCAAAA AGACCTGTAGGGATGTTTTATGCCCAGGCAGCTCCACATGTGTGGTTGACCAAACTAATAATGCCTACTGCGTGACATGTAATCGAATTTGCCCAGAGCCTACTTCCCCTGAACAGTATCTCTGCGGGAATGACGGCATAACTTACGCCAGTGCTTGCCACCTGAGGAAAGCTACCTGCCTGCTGGGCAGATCCATTGGATTAGCCTATGAAGGAAAATGCATCA AAGCCAAATCCTGTGAAGACATTCAGTGCAGTGCTGGGAAGAAATGCTTGTGGGATTTTAAGGTTGGCAGAGGTCGATGCGCCCTCTGTGATGAGCTATGCCCTGAAAGCAAGTCAGACGAGGCAGTCTGTGCCAGCGATAACACAACTTACCCAAGCGAGTGTGCCATGAAAGAGGCAGCCTGCTCCATGGGCGTGCTTCTAGAAGTAAAGCACTCTGGATCTTGCAACT CCATTAATGAAGACCCagaggatgaagaggaagatgaagaccAGGACTACAGCTTTCCTATATCTTCCATTCTAGAGTGGTAA
- the FST gene encoding follistatin isoform X2 has translation MLNQRIHPGMLLLLMFLCHFMEDHTVQAGNCWLRQARNGRCQVLYKTDLSKEECCKTGRLTTSWTEEDVNDNTLFKWMIFNGGAPNCIPCKETCENVDCGPGKKCKMNKKNKPRCVCAPDCSSITWKGPVCGLDGKTYRNECALLKARCKEQPELEVQYQGKCKKTCRDVLCPGSSTCVVDQTNNAYCVTCNRICPEPTSPEQYLCGNDGITYASACHLRKATCLLGRSIGLAYEGKCIKAKSCEDIQCSAGKKCLWDFKVGRGRCALCDELCPESKSDEAVCASDNTTYPSECAMKEAACSMGVLLEVKHSGSCN, from the exons ATGTTAAATCAGAGAATCCACCCGGGCATGCTCTTACTCCTGATGTTTCTGTGCCACTTCATGGAAGATCACACAGTGCAGG ctggGAATTGCTGGCTCCGGCAGGCGCGGAACGGCCGCTGCCAGGTCCTCTACAAAACCGACCTGAGCAAGGAGGAGTGCTGCAAGACTGGCCGCCTGACAACTTCGTGGACGGAAGAGGACGTTAACGATAACACGCTTTTTAAGTGGATGATTTTTAATGGGGGAGCCCCAAATTGCATCCCGTGCAAAG AAACGTGTGAGAACGTGGACTGTGGACCCGGGAAGAAATGTAAGATGAACAAGAAGAACAAACCTCGGTGTGTTTGTGCTCCGGATTGCTCTAGTATCACTTGGAAGGGCCCCGTGTGTGGCTTAGATGGGAAAACCTACAGGAACGAGTGTGCCCTTCTCAAAGCCAGATGTAAAGAACAGCCCGAACTTGAAGTCCAGTATCAGGGCAAATGCAAAA AGACCTGTAGGGATGTTTTATGCCCAGGCAGCTCCACATGTGTGGTTGACCAAACTAATAATGCCTACTGCGTGACATGTAATCGAATTTGCCCAGAGCCTACTTCCCCTGAACAGTATCTCTGCGGGAATGACGGCATAACTTACGCCAGTGCTTGCCACCTGAGGAAAGCTACCTGCCTGCTGGGCAGATCCATTGGATTAGCCTATGAAGGAAAATGCATCA AAGCCAAATCCTGTGAAGACATTCAGTGCAGTGCTGGGAAGAAATGCTTGTGGGATTTTAAGGTTGGCAGAGGTCGATGCGCCCTCTGTGATGAGCTATGCCCTGAAAGCAAGTCAGACGAGGCAGTCTGTGCCAGCGATAACACAACTTACCCAAGCGAGTGTGCCATGAAAGAGGCAGCCTGCTCCATGGGCGTGCTTCTAGAAGTAAAGCACTCTGGATCTTGCAACT GA